One genomic window of Salvia miltiorrhiza cultivar Shanhuang (shh) chromosome 4, IMPLAD_Smil_shh, whole genome shotgun sequence includes the following:
- the LOC131022879 gene encoding protein FAR1-RELATED SEQUENCE 5-like, with the protein MAMTTSGIGVSDVDANKLYEFLTQKGLTDPSFYWKLKGDSGRLENLFFRDSRCLIDYQHFGDVLFVDSTFKTNKYGLVCVPFIGINHHRTNVMFAIAFLSNEKTESYEWLFRTFLECMYGKEPSVIFSDQDQALMNGVDLCFRGASHRLCQWHINKNVANHFGRLNGNKEFKSLWYRCMDGCETDEQFEIVWNGMIEQYNLSDNRRFSNMYTLRRWWSSAFICDKFCGGLHATSRSEVTNKVLKYLCSGSSSIHEFVLAFERMQRDWRRREFEEDSYCRGMPGMLVHRSGILIQVAELCTRNVFKSFEYEALHSIEVKLTHEPPDMNNDVLEFKVSSRSAVNGYRVVKFNQRSQFADCSCHMWETEGVLCRHLFRVFFHMNLDTIPGHLILNRWRRDCKQRHSLICETANVTGYIRFSNMVFVNHHMKMFYDLLTECKDDGVCREAINDYMRTIMEGVKHLRSSSQGTWNGGARDATHGGGLHRTLRNPKMKEKKHTYRRHKISRKIDHEAGGRDEAMNEGHGINEDESCFFL; encoded by the exons ATGGCGATGACGACAAGCGGGATTGGC GTGAGCGATGTTGATGCAAACAAGTTGTACGAGTTTTTGACGCAGAAAGGATTGACCGATCCTTCTTTTTATTGGAAGCTGAAGGGCGATAGTGGGCGTttggaaaatttattttttagggaCTCTCGCTGTTTGATTGATTACCAACACTTTGGTGATGTGTTATTTGTGGATTCGACTTTCAAAACAAACAAGTATGGCCTTGTTTGTGTACCGTTTATTGGAATCAATCATCATCGGACGAATGTTATGTTTGCAATTGCGTTCTTGTCGAATGAGAAGACTGAATCGTACGAGTGGCTATTTCGAACATTTCTTGAATGTATGTATGGCAAGGagccgtcggtaattttttcTGACCAAGATCAGGCCCTTATGAATGGTGTTGACTTGTGTTTTCGAGGAGCATCTCATCGGCTTTGTCAGTGGCATATTAATAAGAATGTCGCGAATCATTTTGGTAGGCTAAATGGAAACAAAGAATTCAAGAGTTTGTGGTACCGTTGCATGGACGGATGTGAAACTGACGAGCAATTTGAAATCGTTTGGAATGGTATGATTGAGCAATATAATCTTTCAGATAATAGGCGGTTTTCCAACATGTACACCCTTCGCAGGTGGTGGAGTTCTGCCTTTATATGTGATAAATTCTGCGGAGGATTACATGCCACTTCTCGTAGTGAGGTGACTAACAAAGTCTTGAAATATCTATGCTCAGGTTCATCGTCAATACATGAATTTGTGTTAGCATTTGAAAGAATGCAAAGAGATTGGCGCCGACGAGAGTTTGAAGAGGATTCATATTGTCGGGGTATGCCAGGTATGCTTGTTCACCGTAGTGGTATTTTAATTCAGGTCGCGGAGCTTTGCACTCGTAATGTCTTCAAATCGTTTGAGTACGAAGCATTACATTCAATTGAAGTGAAGCTAACGCATGAACCGCCCGACATGAACAATGACGTACTGGAATTTAAGGTGTCCTCTAGATCAGCTGTTAATGGATATCGCGTTGTGAAATTCAACCAACGCAGCCAATTTGCTGATTGTTCATGTCATATGTGGGAAACAGAGGGTGTTCTATGCCGCCATTTGTTTAGGGTGTTTTTTCACATGAACCTCGATACTATTCCTGGTCACCTTATATTGAACAGGTGGAGACGCGACTGTAAGCAAAGGCATTCTTTAATTTGCGAAACCGCTAACGTGACGGGATATATTAGATTTAGTAATATGGTGTTTGTGAATCACCACATGAAGATGTTCTACGACTTATTGACCGAATGCAAGGATGATGGTGTTTGTCGAGAAGCAATTAATGATTATATGAGGACTATAATGGAGGGTGTGAAACATTTGAGAAGTAGTAGTCAGGGGACATGGAATGGAGGAGCGAGGGATGCTACTCATGGTGGTGGGTTGCATAGGACTCTTAGAAATCCaaagatgaaagagaaaaaaCATACTTATCGGCGACATAAAATTAGTAGAAAAATTGACCATGAAGCCGGAGGTCGAG ATGAGGCGATGAATGAAGGTCATGGAATTAATGAAGACGAGTCTTGTTTTTTCCTTTGA